One Felis catus isolate Fca126 chromosome D2, F.catus_Fca126_mat1.0, whole genome shotgun sequence DNA window includes the following coding sequences:
- the LOC123380752 gene encoding uncharacterized protein LOC123380752, translating to MRTSAENGVTRGPSVQCQSLFSPISNRAPVLCLVLPSTPRLYAVRDQAPGSTSLLSFISDVAPLPDLLPLRDCGFDPFRPSAGGSHRAMAGCWPHPGTFAGPCCRRHPETVAGCQPAPEKAREIVEQQRLRDCGKSQHTSGTWLHPKGTLFQHRRMCLFSQVHWGLAFGGPSQPQPGVLPAGEPPLPVWPEDARTSVGSWGFALPTRAPPG from the exons ATGCGCACCAGCGCCGAAAATGGCGTCACCCGCGGACCCAGCGTCCAGTGTCAGAGtttgttctccccgatcagcaatcgcgcacctgtcctttgtcttgtGCTTCCGTCCACTCCCCGTCTTTAcgctgtccgtgaccaagccccaggcagcacctccctcctgagttttatctcagatgtggctccTTTGCCCGATCTCTTAcctctgagggactgcggctttgacccgttccgcccctctgcgggagggtctcaccgagcaatggccgggtgctggccacacccaggaacgttTGCGGGTCCCTGCTGCCGCCGACACCCAGAGACTgtggccgggtgccagcccgccccagaaaaagctCGCGAGATAGTGGAGCAGCAGCGCCTCCGGGActgtggaaaatcacaacacacatctggcacctgGCTTCACCCAAAagggaccttgttccagcaccggCGAATGTGCCTGTTCTCccaggtccactggggccttgcctttgggggacccTCACAGCCTcaaccaggtgtcctcccagcaggggaaccgcctctccccgtgtggcccgaagACGCCAGGACTTCAGTcggctcctggggattcgcccttcccaccagagcaccgccag GATGA